One stretch of Micromonospora echinospora DNA includes these proteins:
- a CDS encoding UTP--glucose-1-phosphate uridylyltransferase, whose product MSEHSANPSAAPGRSRAVKAVIPAAGLATRFLPATKAVPKELLPVVDRPVLQYIVEEAAQAGIDDILLITGRGKTSMVDHFDRRSDLEERLAKKPELLAEVKRTEELAAIYTVRQPEQLGLGHAVGYAESHVGDAPFAVLLGDEFVKPSEPLLPAMLELQARTGGVVLAFFEVDPAETSRYGIASVEPAESEYADIAEVVKVTGMVEKPSPEDAPSNLAVLGRYVLPGKIFDAIRRTDPGSGGEIQLTDAMELLRTEGVPVHAIVYRGTRYDTGMPLGYLQTVVQIAAEREDLGAEFRKWLAEFVNNGDETVTAAILNGVRDASGGADT is encoded by the coding sequence ATGTCGGAGCACTCAGCGAACCCCTCAGCGGCCCCCGGTCGCTCCCGCGCGGTCAAGGCCGTGATCCCGGCCGCCGGCCTGGCCACCCGGTTCCTGCCGGCCACCAAGGCGGTTCCCAAGGAACTGCTGCCGGTCGTCGACCGGCCGGTTCTGCAGTACATCGTCGAGGAGGCCGCGCAGGCCGGCATCGACGACATCCTGCTGATCACCGGTCGCGGCAAGACCTCGATGGTGGACCACTTCGACCGCCGGTCCGACCTGGAGGAACGGCTCGCCAAGAAGCCCGAGCTGCTGGCCGAGGTCAAGCGCACCGAGGAGCTGGCCGCGATCTACACGGTCCGCCAGCCGGAGCAGCTCGGCCTCGGTCACGCCGTCGGGTACGCCGAGTCGCACGTCGGCGACGCGCCCTTCGCGGTGCTGCTCGGCGACGAGTTCGTCAAGCCCTCCGAGCCGCTGCTGCCGGCCATGCTGGAGCTCCAGGCCCGCACCGGCGGCGTGGTGCTCGCCTTCTTCGAGGTCGACCCGGCCGAGACCAGCCGCTACGGCATCGCGTCGGTCGAGCCCGCCGAGTCGGAGTACGCCGACATCGCCGAGGTCGTCAAGGTCACCGGCATGGTGGAGAAGCCCAGCCCGGAGGACGCGCCCAGCAACCTGGCGGTCCTCGGCCGGTACGTGCTCCCGGGGAAGATCTTCGACGCGATCCGGCGTACCGACCCGGGCAGCGGCGGCGAGATCCAGCTGACCGACGCGATGGAGTTGCTGCGTACCGAGGGGGTGCCGGTGCACGCGATCGTCTACCGGGGCACCCGCTACGACACCGGCATGCCGCTGGGCTACCTGCAGACCGTGGTGCAGATCGCGGCCGAGCGGGAGGACCTGGGCGCCGAGTTCCGCAAGTGGCTGGCCGAGTTCGTCAACAACGGCGACGAGACGGTCACCGCGGCGATCCTCAACGGCGTGCGTGACGCGTCCGGCGGTGCCGATACATGA
- the glp gene encoding gephyrin-like molybdotransferase Glp, whose translation MTATADAEAAANELTPLADYLGSVLRRLRALPPLDLDLTQAYGNVLAEDVVAPHSYPAFDQAAVDGYAARWEDISGGSRGPGYVPAPSGMPGGRSIRLNVVGDLGAASWRPVRLTPGSCFSVAAGAPLPIGADVVVPVEWTDQGMAAVEIFRAPKRGYGLRRAGEELVAGTLLARAGAYVSPALVAVFAATGIGHVVVRPSPRVVIVATGDELVDVGRGSQAGQVVDTNSHALTAAAAEAGGLAYRVGICDDDPEALRGLLEDQTLRADLIITTGGTGTGPGDMVRRILSRRDGGRAGPVTFTEVALYPGTALGFGTVGAEEVPVVCLPGEPGAALIGFEVLARPAIQLLAGAEPVFRPSVRAHLLETVSSPAGLREFRPAHVAERRGGGYTVQPLAGGPYTLSGLAEANGLLVLGERVNTAAAGSTVDVLLLDRRR comes from the coding sequence ATGACCGCGACGGCCGACGCCGAGGCGGCCGCGAACGAGTTGACGCCGCTCGCCGACTACCTGGGCAGTGTGCTGCGCAGGTTACGCGCGCTGCCTCCACTCGACCTCGACCTGACCCAGGCGTACGGCAACGTGCTCGCCGAGGACGTGGTCGCCCCGCACTCGTACCCCGCCTTCGACCAGGCGGCGGTGGACGGGTACGCCGCGCGCTGGGAGGACATCTCCGGTGGGAGTCGGGGGCCGGGCTACGTCCCGGCCCCCTCCGGTATGCCCGGTGGCCGCAGCATCCGCCTCAACGTCGTCGGTGACCTGGGCGCGGCGAGCTGGCGGCCGGTGCGGCTCACCCCCGGCTCGTGCTTCTCGGTCGCGGCGGGCGCGCCGCTGCCGATCGGGGCCGACGTGGTCGTCCCGGTGGAGTGGACCGACCAGGGCATGGCCGCCGTCGAGATCTTCCGCGCACCCAAACGGGGGTACGGCCTGCGCCGCGCCGGGGAGGAACTGGTCGCCGGGACGCTGCTCGCCCGCGCCGGCGCGTACGTCTCACCGGCGCTCGTAGCGGTGTTCGCCGCCACCGGCATCGGGCACGTCGTGGTACGCCCCAGTCCGCGCGTGGTCATCGTGGCCACCGGCGACGAACTGGTCGACGTGGGCCGGGGCAGCCAGGCCGGGCAGGTGGTGGACACCAACTCGCACGCGCTCACCGCGGCGGCGGCCGAGGCGGGCGGGCTCGCGTACCGGGTGGGGATCTGCGACGACGACCCGGAGGCGCTGCGCGGCCTGCTGGAGGACCAGACGCTGCGGGCCGACCTGATCATCACCACCGGCGGCACCGGCACCGGCCCGGGTGACATGGTCCGCCGCATCCTGTCCCGCCGCGACGGCGGCCGGGCCGGACCGGTCACGTTCACAGAGGTGGCCCTTTATCCGGGAACGGCTCTCGGGTTCGGTACGGTCGGTGCCGAGGAGGTGCCGGTGGTGTGTCTTCCCGGCGAGCCCGGCGCGGCGCTCATCGGCTTCGAGGTGCTTGCCCGGCCGGCCATCCAGCTGCTGGCCGGCGCCGAGCCGGTGTTCCGGCCGAGCGTCCGCGCGCACCTGCTGGAGACCGTCTCGTCGCCGGCCGGGCTGCGCGAGTTCCGGCCCGCGCACGTCGCCGAGCGGCGCGGCGGCGGGTACACGGTGCAGCCGCTCGCCGGTGGCCCGTACACGCTGTCCGGCCTGGCCGAGGCGAACGGCCTGCTGGTGCTCGGCGAGCGGGTGAACACCGCCGCCGCGGGGTCCACGGTCGACGTGCTCCTGCTGGACCGGCGCCGGTGA
- a CDS encoding GGDEF domain-containing protein codes for MTLRGRLTAAFLAVVLGPVLLGALFVGAALSAVDRSRATERLGLAAAGVRTSIDALCQQLRAAADAVALVGDPAARSRAADQVVGRGLAAAVLIADAAGRTTYVTAGGPAGRWQDCAGAPATGVGALSAQVRLRDPAGTDLGAVAAAQPVDRAFVARLAAVTGVAVTLVDAPGQITHTTEDQAVRAAVLAAAGKAHGNGVAGTGDGRYVRRVGPMPGQPLPLVLSIAGERPPGLYGALIAAVALAALLAVLTAWRLARVTTRPLGELAGAVDRVARGDLSARVPVRSRDEIGRLAGAFNRMARETGSYVAALTSSRDQLRNHLAVLGDTLASTHDLQRILRVILDSAIAATGARAGAVLLVDAEGVLVGRCVEGLAGRRPTGDPADPATLRVPVGAGVLGAVAATGEPLRGRWTPPETPTGEPSCETYVAVPFATPGGAESRGPDRPGHPPADGEPPGSACAALGVLVLYDRLGGPEFHDDDVVTLRTFAGHAAVAVENVRVHEEAQRLSLTDPLTGLWNYRYLRESIRREVERANRFGRMLSVLALDLDRFKRVNDTWGHAAGDAVLVEFARRVRGVIREVDLAFRQGGEEFVVLLPETDARGATIVAERLGAVVRDQPVTVEGNADEPVRVPVTVSIGIAVYPDHAADGQQVLDAADDALYAAKAAGRDGYRLAPAPDPVPTQEIPVVAATVSPPDGLPRAGTADAPGTVQGGASSGPHPPRQSRGR; via the coding sequence TTGACGCTACGCGGGCGGTTGACGGCAGCCTTCCTCGCGGTGGTGCTCGGCCCCGTCCTGCTCGGCGCGCTCTTCGTCGGAGCCGCGCTGAGCGCCGTGGACCGCAGCCGCGCCACCGAGCGACTGGGCCTGGCCGCGGCCGGTGTGCGTACCTCGATCGACGCGCTCTGCCAGCAACTGCGCGCGGCGGCCGATGCGGTCGCGCTCGTGGGTGACCCGGCCGCCCGGTCGCGTGCGGCCGACCAGGTGGTCGGCCGAGGGCTGGCCGCCGCCGTGCTGATCGCCGACGCCGCCGGCCGCACCACCTATGTCACAGCGGGCGGCCCGGCCGGGCGCTGGCAGGACTGCGCCGGCGCCCCCGCCACCGGAGTGGGCGCGCTCTCCGCCCAGGTGCGGCTGCGCGACCCGGCCGGCACGGACCTCGGCGCCGTCGCCGCCGCCCAGCCCGTCGACCGGGCCTTCGTGGCGCGGCTCGCCGCCGTCACGGGCGTCGCGGTCACCCTCGTCGACGCCCCCGGGCAGATCACCCACACGACCGAGGACCAGGCGGTACGCGCAGCGGTGCTGGCCGCCGCCGGCAAGGCGCACGGGAACGGGGTGGCCGGGACGGGCGACGGCCGGTATGTGCGCCGGGTGGGCCCGATGCCCGGTCAACCGCTGCCGCTGGTGCTCTCGATTGCCGGTGAGCGCCCGCCCGGCCTGTACGGTGCGCTGATCGCGGCGGTGGCGCTGGCCGCCCTGCTGGCCGTGCTGACCGCCTGGCGGCTCGCCCGGGTGACCACCCGGCCGCTGGGCGAGCTGGCCGGGGCGGTGGACCGGGTGGCGCGGGGCGACCTGAGCGCCCGGGTGCCGGTGCGCAGCCGGGACGAGATCGGGCGGCTGGCCGGCGCGTTCAACCGGATGGCCCGGGAGACCGGCAGTTACGTGGCGGCGCTGACCAGCAGCCGGGACCAGCTCCGCAACCATCTGGCCGTGCTCGGCGACACGCTCGCCAGTACGCACGACCTGCAACGCATCCTCCGGGTGATCCTGGACAGCGCGATCGCCGCCACCGGCGCCCGGGCCGGCGCGGTGCTGCTTGTCGACGCCGAGGGCGTGCTCGTCGGCCGGTGCGTCGAAGGGCTGGCCGGACGCCGGCCCACAGGCGATCCGGCCGACCCGGCGACGCTGCGGGTGCCGGTCGGCGCCGGGGTGCTCGGCGCGGTCGCCGCCACCGGCGAGCCGCTGCGCGGCCGGTGGACCCCGCCTGAGACCCCGACCGGGGAGCCGTCCTGCGAGACGTACGTGGCGGTGCCGTTCGCCACGCCCGGCGGCGCCGAGTCGCGCGGCCCGGACCGTCCCGGCCACCCGCCCGCCGACGGCGAACCGCCCGGCTCGGCCTGCGCGGCGCTCGGCGTGCTCGTGCTCTACGACCGGCTCGGCGGGCCCGAGTTCCACGACGACGACGTGGTGACGCTGCGGACGTTCGCCGGGCACGCGGCGGTCGCGGTGGAGAACGTCCGGGTGCACGAGGAGGCGCAGCGGCTCTCCCTCACCGACCCGCTGACCGGGTTGTGGAACTACCGCTACCTGCGCGAGTCGATCCGCCGGGAGGTGGAGCGGGCGAACCGGTTCGGCCGGATGCTCAGCGTGCTCGCGCTCGACCTGGACCGGTTCAAGCGCGTCAACGACACCTGGGGGCACGCCGCCGGGGACGCGGTGCTCGTCGAGTTCGCCCGCCGGGTACGCGGCGTGATCCGCGAGGTGGACCTGGCGTTCCGGCAGGGCGGCGAGGAGTTCGTGGTGCTGCTGCCGGAGACCGACGCGCGGGGCGCCACGATCGTCGCCGAGCGGCTCGGCGCGGTCGTACGGGACCAGCCGGTGACGGTCGAGGGGAACGCAGACGAACCGGTACGTGTGCCGGTGACCGTCTCCATCGGCATCGCCGTCTACCCGGACCACGCCGCCGACGGCCAGCAGGTGCTCGACGCCGCCGACGACGCGCTGTACGCGGCGAAGGCCGCGGGACGCGACGGCTACCGGCTGGCCCCGGCGCCCGATCCGGTTCCCACCCAGGAGATCCCGGTGGTGGCCGCCACCGTCAGCCCGCCGGACGGGCTGCCCCGGGCGGGCACGGCGGACGCGCCGGGCACCGTCCAGGGCGGCGCGTCTTCCGGTCCTCACCCGCCGCGGCAGAGCCGTGGCCGATAG
- a CDS encoding GNAT family N-acetyltransferase — protein MRFWRAPGWPAVLVDGPVVLRPYRRSDAGAWSEIRRANREWLAPWESHVPGGWYETNSPAAFRLVHADQRKSARSGEGMPFAVCLREDGRERLVGHVNIGSIVRRAFCSGYVGYWVDSRVAGRGVIPTAVALAVDHAFGPGGLHRIEVNIRPENMPSRRVVEKLGFREEAYHVRYMHIDGAWRDHIGYAMTGEEVVAEGGLLARWHRVRDNRR, from the coding sequence GTGAGGTTCTGGCGGGCTCCGGGATGGCCGGCGGTGCTTGTGGACGGCCCGGTGGTGCTGCGGCCGTACCGGCGTTCGGACGCCGGCGCCTGGTCGGAGATCCGGCGCGCGAACCGCGAGTGGCTGGCGCCGTGGGAGTCGCACGTGCCGGGCGGCTGGTACGAGACCAACTCGCCCGCGGCGTTCCGGCTGGTCCACGCCGACCAGCGCAAGTCCGCGCGCAGCGGTGAGGGCATGCCGTTCGCGGTGTGCCTGCGGGAGGACGGCCGGGAGCGGCTGGTCGGTCACGTCAACATCGGCAGCATCGTGCGGCGGGCGTTCTGTTCCGGGTACGTGGGCTACTGGGTGGACTCCCGGGTGGCCGGCCGGGGCGTGATCCCGACCGCTGTCGCGCTCGCCGTGGACCACGCCTTCGGGCCCGGCGGGCTGCACCGGATCGAGGTGAACATCCGGCCGGAGAACATGCCGTCCCGCCGGGTGGTGGAGAAGCTCGGCTTCCGCGAGGAGGCCTATCACGTGCGCTACATGCACATCGACGGCGCGTGGCGCGACCACATCGGATACGCGATGACCGGCGAGGAAGTAGTGGCCGAGGGCGGCTTGCTGGCGCGGTGGCACCGCGTACGTGACAACCGCCGCTGA
- a CDS encoding 5-formyltetrahydrofolate cyclo-ligase: MPEFSDEAHDAKQKMRVALLAARRSLSAPDRAVAAAAVQAELVTLVRRLRPARMSAYVPVASEPGGDDLPDVLRAALPPDAELLLPVLCDDMDLDWAPYTGRESLRAAGRGMREPTAPPRGRAAVAGAGLVVVPAVAVDRRGIRLGRGGGSYDRALARVPATVPTVALLHDGELVEAVPAQSHDRPVHCVITPADGLVAVPGVGPGASAGRTRG, encoded by the coding sequence GTGCCGGAATTTTCGGATGAAGCGCACGATGCGAAGCAGAAGATGCGCGTCGCGCTACTCGCCGCCCGCCGGTCGCTGTCCGCGCCCGACCGCGCGGTGGCGGCAGCCGCCGTCCAGGCCGAGCTGGTGACCCTGGTACGCCGGCTGCGACCGGCCCGGATGAGCGCGTACGTGCCGGTCGCCTCCGAGCCCGGCGGGGACGACCTGCCGGACGTGCTGCGGGCCGCGCTGCCGCCCGACGCCGAGCTGCTGCTGCCGGTGCTCTGCGACGACATGGACCTGGACTGGGCCCCCTACACCGGGCGGGAGTCGCTGCGCGCCGCCGGCCGGGGCATGCGCGAGCCGACCGCGCCGCCCCGGGGACGTGCCGCCGTGGCCGGAGCGGGACTGGTCGTGGTGCCGGCCGTCGCCGTGGACCGCCGGGGCATTCGACTGGGCCGCGGCGGCGGCTCGTACGACCGGGCGCTGGCGCGGGTGCCCGCCACAGTGCCGACTGTGGCTCTCCTGCACGACGGCGAACTGGTCGAGGCGGTCCCCGCCCAGTCACACGACCGCCCGGTGCACTGTGTGATCACTCCGGCGGACGGGCTGGTGGCCGTCCCGGGTGTGGGCCCGGGCGCTTCCGCTGGACGAACCCGGGGGTGA
- a CDS encoding MarC family protein has protein sequence MDLKLFGEVFVTLLVIVDPPGMMPIFLALTGPLTARDRNRAAWQAVALALGVIVIFAVAGQTILAYLHVDLPALQAAGGLLLILVALELLTGKSDDPSQQVTSNIALVPLGTPLLAGPGAIVATMLFVQQAGGGVDYLAIGLAIVAVMVTVWVVLRFSGGIVKVLRPGGIEVLTRIAGLLLAAIAVQLIADAIAAFVTQYLNNA, from the coding sequence GTGGATCTCAAGCTCTTCGGCGAGGTCTTCGTGACCCTGCTGGTGATCGTCGACCCGCCCGGAATGATGCCCATCTTCCTCGCGCTCACCGGGCCGTTGACGGCGCGCGACCGGAACCGGGCCGCCTGGCAGGCAGTGGCGCTGGCGCTCGGGGTCATCGTGATCTTCGCGGTGGCGGGGCAGACGATCCTGGCGTACCTGCACGTCGACCTGCCCGCACTCCAGGCCGCCGGCGGCCTGCTGCTGATCCTGGTCGCGCTGGAACTGCTGACCGGCAAGTCGGACGACCCGAGCCAGCAGGTCACCTCCAACATCGCGCTGGTGCCGCTCGGCACCCCGCTGCTGGCCGGGCCGGGCGCCATCGTGGCCACCATGCTCTTCGTCCAGCAGGCCGGCGGTGGGGTCGACTACCTGGCCATCGGGCTCGCCATCGTCGCGGTGATGGTGACCGTCTGGGTGGTGCTGCGCTTCTCCGGCGGGATCGTCAAGGTGCTGCGCCCCGGCGGCATCGAGGTGCTGACCCGCATCGCCGGCCTGCTGCTCGCCGCCATCGCCGTGCAGCTCATCGCCGACGCGATCGCCGCGTTCGTGACCCAGTACCTCAACAACGCCTGA
- a CDS encoding Fur family transcriptional regulator, which produces MSTGEELLRSRGLRVTRPRLAVLDVLSAGGHLEVDEITRRVRQRIDSVSTQAVYDVLGALSRAGLSRRIEPAGSPARYEARVGDNHHHVVCRGCGEIADVDCAVGSAPCLDPSVGHGFELDEAEVTFWGLCPACQSRRSADD; this is translated from the coding sequence ATGTCCACGGGTGAGGAACTGCTCCGGTCGAGGGGCCTACGGGTCACACGACCGCGTCTCGCCGTGCTGGACGTGCTCTCCGCCGGCGGCCACCTGGAGGTCGACGAGATCACCCGCCGGGTCCGCCAGCGGATCGACTCCGTTTCCACCCAGGCCGTCTACGACGTGCTCGGCGCGCTGTCGCGGGCCGGGCTGTCCCGCCGGATCGAGCCGGCCGGCAGTCCCGCGCGGTACGAGGCCCGGGTCGGCGACAACCACCACCACGTGGTGTGCCGGGGCTGCGGCGAGATCGCCGACGTGGACTGCGCGGTGGGCAGCGCGCCCTGCCTCGACCCCAGCGTGGGGCACGGCTTCGAGCTGGACGAGGCCGAGGTGACCTTCTGGGGTCTCTGCCCGGCCTGTCAGTCGCGCCGCTCCGCCGACGACTGA
- a CDS encoding flagellar biosynthesis protein FlgA, with amino-acid sequence MIDRRWEAAVAGGEATLRPVRWRGLPQRRTLLRVTLVAVLLGLAAAVLQTPPSCQPGAPPAASTAPAGTPPGGPRALPAGAVGVPIRLAEPAALAVLRPGARVDLLVVPAGGSTDPTLLAPRALVLDVVGASGAVDGSSALYLALPPEQARRAVGLPEGSRFAVVVRG; translated from the coding sequence ATGATTGACCGACGGTGGGAGGCAGCGGTGGCGGGTGGCGAGGCGACGTTGCGTCCGGTCCGCTGGCGCGGGTTGCCGCAGCGCCGAACGCTCCTGCGGGTGACACTCGTCGCGGTGCTGCTGGGACTGGCCGCGGCGGTGCTCCAGACACCTCCGTCCTGCCAACCCGGCGCGCCACCGGCAGCCTCGACGGCACCGGCCGGTACGCCGCCCGGCGGGCCACGCGCGTTGCCGGCCGGTGCGGTCGGTGTGCCGATCCGGCTGGCCGAGCCAGCCGCCCTCGCGGTGCTGCGTCCAGGTGCCCGGGTCGATCTCCTGGTGGTGCCGGCCGGCGGGTCGACCGATCCCACGCTGCTGGCGCCGCGCGCACTGGTGCTCGACGTGGTCGGCGCCAGCGGCGCGGTCGACGGGTCTTCGGCGCTCTACCTGGCCCTGCCGCCGGAGCAGGCGCGACGGGCGGTCGGGTTGCCGGAGGGCAGCCGCTTCGCCGTGGTCGTACGCGGGTGA
- a CDS encoding RecB family exonuclease, giving the protein MPERLFVCTPSKLGAYADCPRRYRYAYVDRPAPPKGPPWAHNSLGASVHTALKNWYALAPDRRRPEMLGTLLKGTWVREGYRDDEQERDAFRRALTWLESYVAGLDPTDEPVGVERVVAVKTAVLAFNGRTDRIDSRPGPDGRPELVIVDYKTGRTGLDTDDARGSQALALYAYAAERVFRKPCRRVELHHLPTGTVAAHEHTPESLHRQLTRAEDTARDIMAAERAVADGTDPDAAFPTEPGPRCGWCDYRRTCPTGAQIPGKEPWSAVERFADPD; this is encoded by the coding sequence ATGCCGGAACGCCTGTTCGTCTGCACCCCCAGCAAACTCGGCGCGTACGCCGACTGCCCCCGCCGCTACCGCTACGCCTACGTGGACCGGCCCGCGCCGCCCAAGGGCCCGCCGTGGGCGCACAACTCGCTCGGCGCCAGCGTCCACACCGCGCTGAAGAACTGGTACGCGCTGGCCCCCGACCGGCGCCGCCCCGAGATGCTCGGCACGCTGCTCAAGGGCACCTGGGTCCGTGAGGGCTACCGCGACGACGAGCAGGAGCGCGACGCGTTCCGGCGGGCGCTGACCTGGCTGGAGAGCTACGTTGCGGGCCTCGACCCGACCGACGAGCCGGTCGGCGTGGAACGGGTCGTCGCGGTGAAGACAGCTGTGCTCGCGTTCAACGGCCGCACCGACCGGATCGACTCGCGCCCCGGCCCGGACGGGCGGCCCGAGCTGGTCATCGTCGACTACAAGACCGGCCGCACCGGCCTCGACACCGACGACGCGCGCGGCTCGCAGGCGCTCGCGCTCTACGCGTACGCGGCCGAGCGGGTGTTCCGCAAGCCGTGCCGCCGGGTCGAGCTGCACCACCTGCCCACCGGCACCGTCGCCGCGCACGAGCACACGCCGGAGTCCCTGCACCGGCAGCTCACCCGCGCCGAGGACACCGCCCGCGACATCATGGCCGCCGAACGCGCGGTCGCCGACGGCACCGACCCGGACGCGGCGTTCCCCACCGAGCCGGGGCCGCGGTGCGGCTGGTGCGACTACCGGCGTACCTGCCCGACCGGCGCGCAGATCCCCGGCAAGGAGCCCTGGTCCGCAGTCGAGCGGTTCGCCGACCCGGACTGA
- a CDS encoding oxygenase MpaB family protein — MDTDDLGLFGPGSVTWKVHEEPILIVAGLRSLYLQALHPRAMAGVAQNSNYRSDAWGRLVRTATYVGTTIYGTTAEAEAAGRRVRARHARMRATDPFTGDEFRVDEPELLRWVHVTEVESFVSTARRAGLALTDDEVDGYYTEQRRSAGLVGLDPDDVPGTAAEVADYYRDVRPQLRMTREAAETALFLTAPPIPWKLSLPARVGLNLGPPRWAYLGIAATALGMLPPWALRLYGGLGLPTTALSADLSARALRLALAAVPRRYREGPLQQAAKERAARLAAA, encoded by the coding sequence GTGGACACTGACGACCTCGGCCTGTTCGGTCCGGGCTCGGTCACGTGGAAGGTGCACGAGGAGCCGATCCTGATCGTGGCCGGCCTGCGCTCGCTCTATCTCCAGGCGCTGCATCCGCGCGCGATGGCCGGCGTCGCGCAGAACAGCAACTACCGCTCGGACGCCTGGGGCCGGCTGGTCCGCACGGCGACCTACGTGGGGACGACGATCTACGGCACCACGGCCGAGGCGGAGGCGGCCGGGCGACGGGTGCGTGCGCGGCACGCCCGGATGCGCGCCACCGACCCGTTCACCGGCGATGAGTTCCGCGTCGACGAGCCGGAGCTGCTGCGCTGGGTGCACGTCACCGAGGTCGAGTCGTTCGTGAGCACCGCCCGGCGGGCCGGGCTGGCGCTCACCGACGACGAGGTGGACGGGTACTACACCGAGCAGCGCCGGTCGGCGGGCCTGGTGGGGCTGGACCCGGACGACGTGCCGGGCACCGCCGCGGAGGTGGCGGACTACTACCGGGACGTACGCCCGCAGTTGCGGATGACCCGGGAGGCGGCCGAGACCGCGCTGTTCCTGACCGCGCCGCCGATCCCGTGGAAGCTCAGCCTGCCGGCGCGGGTCGGCCTGAACCTGGGGCCGCCGCGCTGGGCGTACCTGGGGATCGCCGCCACCGCGCTGGGGATGCTGCCGCCCTGGGCGTTGCGGCTCTACGGCGGGCTGGGCCTGCCGACCACCGCCCTGTCGGCGGACCTGAGCGCGCGGGCGCTGCGGCTGGCGCTGGCCGCTGTGCCCCGGCGGTACCGGGAGGGTCCGTTGCAGCAGGCGGCCAAGGAACGCGCCGCCCGCCTGGCCGCGGCCTGA
- a CDS encoding DUF2231 domain-containing protein, with protein MFREFNGLPLHVLVIHAVVVLVPLLALFAIAYGVLPRWRHRLDWAVAALAVITPAAAWVATESGEELEGILRAKGYPPDRLQQISEHASYGDTLFWYALGLGAAALLLVLSTSRFVAGRNLPRWLPILLTVAVAVLAGFALVYVYLTGDSGAKMVWDGIV; from the coding sequence GTGTTCAGGGAATTCAACGGTCTACCGCTCCACGTGCTCGTCATCCACGCGGTGGTGGTGCTCGTGCCGCTGCTGGCGCTGTTCGCCATCGCGTACGGGGTGCTGCCCCGCTGGCGGCACCGGCTGGATTGGGCGGTCGCCGCGCTCGCCGTGATCACCCCGGCGGCCGCCTGGGTCGCCACGGAGTCCGGCGAGGAGTTGGAGGGGATCCTGCGTGCGAAGGGCTACCCGCCGGACCGGCTCCAGCAGATCAGTGAGCACGCGTCGTACGGGGACACGCTGTTCTGGTACGCGCTCGGGCTCGGCGCCGCGGCGCTGCTGCTGGTGCTGTCGACGAGCCGCTTCGTCGCGGGCCGGAACCTGCCCCGCTGGCTGCCGATCCTGCTCACCGTCGCGGTGGCGGTGCTGGCGGGCTTCGCGCTCGTGTACGTCTACCTGACCGGTGACAGCGGCGCCAAGATGGTGTGGGACGGCATCGTCTGA
- a CDS encoding proteasome protein produces MTVVLAVVCDDGVVIGADSQITESGRGLSFPAQKLHPLGDCAAWGGSGARGVLNDLRPLLQESATAILEAPDIGDELQERVLPVFKKHYENYIPDVPGEGAGGGVSAYLLAAGYSQGGPWIVEINPNGLIGRYEDVGFHAIGSGAPMAQQAGALLSHFRMTTRPVEYGVVGVVRVLEALERTSPSVGGPFSVACIREEGAHHLNEKEIAKALKDAERWRDLEQEALDRLFD; encoded by the coding sequence ATGACCGTCGTACTCGCCGTTGTCTGCGACGACGGGGTGGTGATCGGCGCGGACTCCCAGATCACCGAGAGCGGCCGTGGTCTGAGCTTCCCCGCCCAGAAGCTGCATCCGCTGGGCGACTGCGCCGCCTGGGGCGGCAGCGGCGCGCGGGGAGTGCTCAACGACCTGCGCCCTCTTCTCCAGGAATCGGCTACCGCCATCCTCGAAGCGCCGGACATCGGCGACGAGTTGCAGGAGCGCGTCCTGCCCGTCTTCAAGAAGCACTACGAGAACTACATCCCGGACGTGCCCGGCGAGGGCGCCGGCGGCGGGGTGTCGGCGTACCTGCTCGCGGCCGGCTACAGCCAGGGCGGGCCGTGGATCGTGGAGATCAACCCCAACGGGCTCATCGGCCGCTACGAGGACGTGGGCTTCCACGCCATCGGCTCCGGCGCGCCGATGGCCCAGCAGGCCGGCGCGCTGCTGTCCCACTTCCGGATGACCACACGCCCCGTCGAGTACGGCGTGGTGGGCGTGGTTCGGGTGCTTGAGGCGCTGGAGCGGACCTCGCCGTCGGTCGGCGGGCCGTTCAGCGTCGCGTGCATCCGCGAGGAGGGCGCCCATCACCTCAACGAGAAGGAGATCGCCAAGGCGCTGAAGGACGCCGAGCGCTGGCGCGACCTCGAACAGGAAGCGCTCGACCGGCTGTTCGACTGA